A genomic window from Hirundo rustica isolate bHirRus1 chromosome 14, bHirRus1.pri.v3, whole genome shotgun sequence includes:
- the NDUFA2 gene encoding NADH dehydrogenase [ubiquinone] 1 alpha subcomplex subunit 2, with protein MAAAAVKSIGGGLGNALRELRIHLCQRSAGSRGVREFIEKHYVTLKKANPNFPILIRECSGIEPKLWARYEFGKEKSIPLNNLSVDEVGKALESVVKSHA; from the exons ATGGCGGCGGCCGCTGTGAAGAGCATCGGGGGCGGGCTGGGCAATGCGCTGAGGGAGCTCCGCATCCACCTGTGCCAGCGCTCCGCTGGCAGCCGCGGTGTCAG GGAATTTATCGAGAAGCACTATGTGACTCTGAAGAAAGCGAATCCCAACTTCCCCATCCTGATCCGCGAGTGCTCCGGTATCGAGCCCAAGCTCTGGGCTCGGTACG AGTTTGGGAAGGAGAAGAGCATCCCACTGAACAACCTAAGTGTGGATGAAGTGGGCAAGGCCCTGGAGAGCGTTGTGAAAAGCCACGCGTGA
- the TMCO6 gene encoding transmembrane and coiled-coil domain-containing protein 6 isoform X1, whose protein sequence is MWGRRRARRGGRSAQELRLRRREREAALRKARRQEQLVSKRLLREDSAAQEGGQDGADVVPDPLSEDEVLELLRGVQRGSEDRKRWLGRLRWALQNEETQQKFVRLDGSIRTLTGLFTSSLAELQLEAARCLHELSHSSVPAVAEVCLPVTSYLLTYLSGHSLELTELCLYTLGNLVVESEAVRKQLLPQGIIPVLASCIQSPHEAVLEGVGYVLSQLLQAKEAPTEIIPLLLDSPLPQHMLPLVCSGLKAGMGAAVEFAWCLHYIICRHTDNAVLLELGAVPALTSLLLDLASQISQGAPEGLELLVCPVLRSLSNLLAQTGCQGQDGRLLIALFLILQCFLQQHPFLVQECLWLLNNLTADDPFFCSALLSLDLLPALLQLLTCSQMATVLVLTVLCNIAEKGALQCRRLLQQPLLPQLLPLLTLPHPEAVGQCLELLHLLFLHCPEVRAGELRAQAAADFTRRGGHQALEQHRSTPELQERAQALLDTVRQPPGAPSACQATLAAFS, encoded by the exons ATGTGGGGCCGGCGgcgggcccggcgcggcgggcgcAGCGCCCAGGAGCTGCGGCTGCGGCGGCGGGAGCGAGAGGCAG CTCTCAGGAAGGCGAggcggcaggagcagctggtCAGCAAGCGCCTTCTGCGGGAGGACAGCGCGGCCCAGGAGGGCGGCCAGGATGGAGCAGACGTCGTGCCAGACCCACTCTCAGAGGATGAG GttctggagctgctcaggggCGTGCAGAGAGGTTCAGAGGACAGGAAGCGATGGCTCGGCCGCCTCCGCTGGGCTCTGCAGAACGAGGAGACTCAGCAGAAGTTTGTCAG GCTGGACGGCAGCATCCGGACGCTCACTGGGCTCTTCAccagcagcctggctgagctgcagctggaggctgctcGCTGTCTGCACGAGCTGTCCCACTCCAGTGTCCCCGCGGTGGCCGAGGTGTGTCTGCCCGTCACCTCCTACCTGCTCACCTACCTGTCGGGACACAGCCTGGAGCTCACG GAGCTGTGTTTGTACACCCTGGGGAACCTCGTAGTAGAAAGCGAGGCTGtgaggaagcagctgctgcctcagggcATTATTCCAGTGCTGGCATCCTGCATCCAG TCCCCGCACGAGGCGGTGCTGGAAGGCGTGGGTTATGTCCTCTCACAGCTCCTGCAAGCCAAGGAAGCGCCCACAGAGATCATCCC cctgctcctggaCTCGCCTCTCCCCCAGCACATGCTGCCACTGGTTTGCTCCGGCCTCAAGGCTGGCATGGGAGCGGCCGTGGAGTTTGCGTGGTGTCTCCACTACATCATTTGTAG GCACACAGACAACgcggtgctgctggagctgggggccGTGCCTGCCCTCACCTCGCTGCTGCTCGACCTGGCTTCCCAAATCTCCCAGGGCGCTCCCGAGGGCCTGGAGCTG CTCGTGTGCCCCGTGCTGCGGAGTCTCAGTAACCTGCTGGCACAGACAGGCTGCCAGGGCCAGGACGGGCGCCTGCTCATCGccctcttcctcatcctgcagtgcttcctgcagcagcacccctTCCTCGTCCAGGAGTGCCTGTGGCTGCTCAACAACCTCACGG CGGATGATCCcttcttctgctctgctctgctgtccctggacctgctcccggccctgctgcagctgctgacgTGTTCCCAGATGGCCACAGTGCTG gTCCTGACCGTGCTGTGCAACATCGCAGAGAAGGGAGCGCTGCAGTGCCGgcggctgctccagcagcccctcctgccccagctcctgcccctcctcaccctgccccACCCCGAGGCCGTGGGgcagtgcctggagctgctgcacctCCTCTTCCTGCACTGCCCGGAGGTGAGAGCGGGAGAGCTCAGGGCGCAG gctgctgctgattTCACCAGGCGAGGTGGGCACCaggccctggagcagcaccggagcactccagagctgcaggagcgggcacaggcactgctggaCACGGTCAGGcagcccccaggagcccccagtGCCTGCCAGGCCACACTGGCTGCCTTCTCCTAG
- the TMCO6 gene encoding transmembrane and coiled-coil domain-containing protein 6 isoform X2 — MWGRRRARRGGRSAQELRLRRREREAALRKARRQEQLVSKRLLREDSAAQEGGQDGADVVPDPLSEDEVLELLRGVQRGSEDRKRWLGRLRWALQNEETQQKFVRLDGSIRTLTGLFTSSLAELQLEAARCLHELSHSSVPAVAEVCLPVTSYLLTYLSGHSLELTELCLYTLGNLVVESEAVRKQLLPQGIIPVLASCIQSPHEAVLEGVGYVLSQLLQAKEAPTEIIPLLLDSPLPQHMLPLVCSGLKAGMGAAVEFAWCLHYIICRHTDNAVLLELGAVPALTSLLLDLASQISQGAPEGLELLVCPVLRSLSNLLAQTGCQGQDGRLLIALFLILQCFLQQHPFLVQECLWLLNNLTADDPFFCSALLSLDLLPALLQLLTCSQMATVLVLTVLCNIAEKGALQCRRLLQQPLLPQLLPLLTLPHPEAVGQCLELLHLLFLHCPEAAADFTRRGGHQALEQHRSTPELQERAQALLDTVRQPPGAPSACQATLAAFS; from the exons ATGTGGGGCCGGCGgcgggcccggcgcggcgggcgcAGCGCCCAGGAGCTGCGGCTGCGGCGGCGGGAGCGAGAGGCAG CTCTCAGGAAGGCGAggcggcaggagcagctggtCAGCAAGCGCCTTCTGCGGGAGGACAGCGCGGCCCAGGAGGGCGGCCAGGATGGAGCAGACGTCGTGCCAGACCCACTCTCAGAGGATGAG GttctggagctgctcaggggCGTGCAGAGAGGTTCAGAGGACAGGAAGCGATGGCTCGGCCGCCTCCGCTGGGCTCTGCAGAACGAGGAGACTCAGCAGAAGTTTGTCAG GCTGGACGGCAGCATCCGGACGCTCACTGGGCTCTTCAccagcagcctggctgagctgcagctggaggctgctcGCTGTCTGCACGAGCTGTCCCACTCCAGTGTCCCCGCGGTGGCCGAGGTGTGTCTGCCCGTCACCTCCTACCTGCTCACCTACCTGTCGGGACACAGCCTGGAGCTCACG GAGCTGTGTTTGTACACCCTGGGGAACCTCGTAGTAGAAAGCGAGGCTGtgaggaagcagctgctgcctcagggcATTATTCCAGTGCTGGCATCCTGCATCCAG TCCCCGCACGAGGCGGTGCTGGAAGGCGTGGGTTATGTCCTCTCACAGCTCCTGCAAGCCAAGGAAGCGCCCACAGAGATCATCCC cctgctcctggaCTCGCCTCTCCCCCAGCACATGCTGCCACTGGTTTGCTCCGGCCTCAAGGCTGGCATGGGAGCGGCCGTGGAGTTTGCGTGGTGTCTCCACTACATCATTTGTAG GCACACAGACAACgcggtgctgctggagctgggggccGTGCCTGCCCTCACCTCGCTGCTGCTCGACCTGGCTTCCCAAATCTCCCAGGGCGCTCCCGAGGGCCTGGAGCTG CTCGTGTGCCCCGTGCTGCGGAGTCTCAGTAACCTGCTGGCACAGACAGGCTGCCAGGGCCAGGACGGGCGCCTGCTCATCGccctcttcctcatcctgcagtgcttcctgcagcagcacccctTCCTCGTCCAGGAGTGCCTGTGGCTGCTCAACAACCTCACGG CGGATGATCCcttcttctgctctgctctgctgtccctggacctgctcccggccctgctgcagctgctgacgTGTTCCCAGATGGCCACAGTGCTG gTCCTGACCGTGCTGTGCAACATCGCAGAGAAGGGAGCGCTGCAGTGCCGgcggctgctccagcagcccctcctgccccagctcctgcccctcctcaccctgccccACCCCGAGGCCGTGGGgcagtgcctggagctgctgcacctCCTCTTCCTGCACTGCCCGGAG gctgctgctgattTCACCAGGCGAGGTGGGCACCaggccctggagcagcaccggagcactccagagctgcaggagcgggcacaggcactgctggaCACGGTCAGGcagcccccaggagcccccagtGCCTGCCAGGCCACACTGGCTGCCTTCTCCTAG
- the LOC120759367 gene encoding uncharacterized protein LOC120759367 — protein MARERFRCELVFGLFAMSAAVLLGLGLLAAEGRTNRCYFNRTQEFCVCYNLSEETVGSIIQCLPATVVEFQGGDVEKYMAFPIRDPDPSVIETLGSLVIQKVIIENVLVPEILLARALKFFSYTHVQDLAFGSCIFQGTGDWSDMDGQNLPIVSLSFHNVTSAPLTGHEQAFSSLSRWLETLEELAVTGSRVSSLPCAIGKAFRALRSLNLAQNSLSDGSLTPAFCQGAFPQLRELSLHHNNLSSYHAACEGVQLLPELRHLDLSHNQLVADPSSSSCRWPASLRHFNLSSTGLDEVPTPLPPSLEVLDVSHNHLRAVDISLSSLKKLFLNQNLLQAVPSLRNYPALDTLHLDNNSISELPRDELQLLERLQDVAVAGNPFSCSCSGAGGLQALAASGRLGQGWPGDYRCHSPAQYQGWPVARVPVSALRCHRAAVLAPLCVALALLGAAVAVCVAEQDVSVRAALGLHQAAGPGESWVDGSKDPLQLLFAGKEPQESSLTVDGVFHLDAGQEKVLELARPQLALVPLGYSVSLLLWDPHGPGTQLPFQSVVWQVIDTVFQELEALGDDTQSLQTVSLVQVSTHDKAWDLLRPDGRALQVMDVAPLGLMVEEATELAVPDARAAISAYARGLGAIPALFQGCAQQPLADGHSAVQGAGSLFTLTVERELEGGRRQRSALRILVSPGATRPCPRPECREPGAVCLPWIVERLLEGNSLTFLLLCVSLPDTSREEILGALGLAERVKGVAKTISATLWDPEEELAVRRREIRGLRMELLAGSGLPEQRAAVTQLQRALRELQVLKNQRWEKKQAVAEVLGTSEMHQPSAEDQVSAGNRAPGQRPGTQTPPASASLEPAEPERGARHASHTWVKDTWAQSMALQAGRGDSRSQGGGSRALASAGQGRQEEPSQSKVSQPQPACDSAGKRCQPCPSLEVQRALARAQRQRLRAQHCRQLQQELRASAVPAQEHSGEWDTERWQREVTALGLSLEAALREREAAEWELEALLHSHHQEMQACRQHLLQVLRDQQRLADEQREALERRQRALLQEVLRDAVELAEHNQHLRDARRAGTANATTQSP, from the exons atggCCAGGGAAAGGTTTCGGTGTGAGCTGG TTTTCGGGCTGTTCGCCATGAGTGCGgctgtgctcctggggctggggctgctggcggCCGAAGGCAGAACAAACAGGTGTTACTTCAACCGCACCCAGGAGTTCTGCGTGTGCTACAACCTGTCCGAGGAGACCGTCGGCAGCATCATCCAGTGCCTCCCAGCAACCGTGGTGGAGTTTCAGGGCGGAGATGTGGAGAAATACATGGCCTTCCCCATCAGGGACCCGGACCCCTCCGTCATTGAAACTCTGGGCTCCCTTGTCATCCAGAAAGTAATTATTGAAAATGTCCTGGTGCCTGAGATACTCCTCGCCCGTGCGCTGAAGTTCTTCTCCTACACCCACGTGCAGGACCTGGCCTTTGGGAGTTGCATTTTCCAGGGCACGGGCGACTGGAGCGACATGGACGGCCAGAACCTGCCCATAGTGTCCCTGAGCTTCCACAACGTGACGTCTGCCCCGCTGACGGGCCACGAACAGgccttctccagcctgagcaggTGGCTGGAGaccctggaggagctggctgTCACCGGCTCCCGCGTCAGcagcctgccctgtgccatcGGGAAGGCGTTCAGGGCTCTGCGCTCCCTGAACCTGGCACAGAACAGCCTCAGCGATGGGAGCCTCACCCCCGCCTTCTGCCAGGGAGCTTTCCCCCAGCTCCGGGAGCTGAGTCTGCACCACAACAACCTGAGCTCCTACCACGCCGCGTGTGAGGGCGTGCAGCTGCTGCCGGAGCTCCGGCACCTCGATCTCAGCCACAACCAGCTCGTGGCAGAcccgtcctcctcctcctgccggTGGCCGGCGTCCCTCCGGCATTTCAACCTGTCCAGCACTGGTTTGGATGAAGTGCCGACACCGCTGCCTCCCAGCCTCGAGGTGTTGGACGTGAGCCACAACCATCTCCGCGCTGTAGACAtctccctcagctccctgaAGAAACTCTTCCTGAATCAAAACCTGCTGCAGGCCGTCCCCTCCCTCAGGAACTACCCCGCGCTGGACACCCTCCACCTGGACAACAACTCCATTTCGGAGCTGCCGAGGgatgagctgcagctcctggagcgcCTGCAGGACGTGGCTGTGGCCGGCAATCCCTTCAGCTGCTCGTGCTCGGGGGCCGGGGGGCTGCAGGCGCTGGCGGCCTCGGGGcgcctggggcagggctggcccggGGACTACAGGTGCCACTCCCCAGCTCAGTACCAGGGCTGGCCGGTGGCACGGGTGCCCGTGTCGGCGCTGCGCTGTCACCGGGCCGCCGTGCTGGCCCCGCTCTGCgtggccctggccctgctcggCGCGGCCGTGGCCGTCTGCGTG GCTGAGCAGGATGTCAGCGTGCGAGCCGCTCTGGGACTGCACCAGGCAGCAG GGCCAGGAGAAAGCTGGGTGGATGGCAGCAAGgaccccctgcagctcctctttgCTGGGAAGGAGCCCCAG GAGAGCTCCCTGACTGTCGATGGTGTTTTCCACTTGGATGCAGGACAG GAGAAAGTCCTGGAGCTGGCAAGACCCCAGCTGGCGCTGGTTCCCCTTGGCTACAGcgtgtccctgctgctgtgggacccCCATggccctgggacacagctgccCTTCCAGAGCGTTGTCTGGCAG GTGATCGACACCGTCTTCCAAGAACTGGAGGCCTTGGGGGATGACACACAGAGCCTGCAGACCGTCAGTCTGGTCCAG GTCAGCACCCATGACAAGGCCTGGGACCTGCTCCGTCCCGACGGCCGAGCCCTGCAAGTGATGGACGTGGCACCCCTGGGCCT GATGGTGGAGGAGGCCACAGAACTGGCCGTGCCCGATGCCCGGGCTGCCATCAGTGCCTATGCCAGGGGGCTGGGTGCCATCCCGGCGCTGTTCCAGGGGTGCGCTCAGCAGCCCCTTGCCGACGGGCACTCAGCTGTGCAGGG GGCCGGCAGCCTCTTCACTCTCACCGTGGAGCGAGAGCTGGAGGGTGGCAGGCGCCAGCGCTCAGCCCTCAGGAtcctggtgtccccaggagcCACCAGGCCCTGCCCCAGGCC GGAGTGCAGGGAACCTGGAGCTGTCTGCCTGCCCTGGATCGTGGAGCGGCTGCTGGAGGGGAACAGCCTgaccttcctgctgctctgtgtgtcgCTGCCAG ACACCTCCAGAGAGGAGatcctgggagctctgggacTGGCTGAGAGGGTGAAGGGAGTGGCCAAGACCATCTCTGCCACACTCTGGGACcctgaggaggagctggcagtgcgCCGGAGGGAGATCCGAGGGCTGCggatggagctgctggctggatCTGGCCTCCCTGAGCAGAGGGCAGCTGTGacccagctgcagagagccctgagggagctgcag GTGCTGAAGAATCAAAGGTGGGAGAAAAAGCAGGCGGTGGCCGAGGTGCTTGGGACAAGTGAGATGCACCAGCCCAGTGCTGAG GACCAGGTTTCTGCAGGGAATAGAGCACCAGGCCAGCGGCCTGGGACCCAGACACCCCCGGCCAGTGCCAGcctggagccagcagagccGGAGCGTGGGGCCAGGCATGCATCCCACACCTGGGTGAAGGATACGTGGGCACAGAGCATGGCTTTACAAG CAGGACGGGGTGACAGCAGAAGCCAGGGAGGGGGCAGCCGAGCTCTGGCCAGCGCAGGGCAGGGGCGGCAGGAGGAGCCATCCCAGAGCAAAGTGTCACAGCCACAGCCTGCATGTGACAGC gCAGGGAAACGGTGCCAgccgtgcccatccctggaggtgcagCGCGCCCTGGCCAGGGCACAGCGGCAGCGGCTGCGGGCTCAGCACTGCCGGCAGCTCCAGCAAGAGCTCAGGGCCAGcgctgtgccagcccaggagcacAGCGGGGAG TGGGACACAGAGCGCTGGCAGCGGGAGGTGACCGCGCTGGGCCTGAGCCTGGAAGCAGCGCTGCGGGAGCGGGAGGCGGCCGAGTGGGAGCTGGAGGCCCTGCTGCACAGTCACCACCAGGAGATGCAGGCCTGCAgacagcacctgctgcag GTGCTCCGGGACCAGCAGCGCCTGGCAGACGAGCAGCGGGAGGCCCTGGAGCGCCGGCAGCGGgcgctgctgcaggaggtgctccGGGACGCTGTGGAACTCGCCGAGCACAACCAGCACCTGCGGGACGCCCGACGGGCAGGCACGGCCAACGCCACCACACAGAGCCCCTGA
- the LOC120759395 gene encoding probable UDP-sugar transporter protein SLC35A4: MGMFGNAAGSANRLLQRGLWALMLLLSVAIYGSHAPLLTLCKVDGAIPFSSTSVVVLVELAKLVLSLLFLLAGPREPRAAAVSWRHAAPFALSALLYAANNNLVVHMQLFMDPSTFQVLSNLKIVSTALLYSLLLRRRLGTRRWLALLLLLAAGVAYSCGGLRGPGQPGGMRLHVTPVGLLLLSVYCLISGLSAVYTEAILKSQALPLSLQNIFLYFFGVLLNLMGSVWSGTEGGFLEGFSPWVLLVVLSQALNGLIMSVVMKHSSNITRLFVISCSILVNALLSVALFNLQLTLLFFAAVACIGLAVHLYYGVT, encoded by the coding sequence ATGGGGATGTTTGGGAACGCTGCTGGCTCTGCcaacaggctgctccagagggggctgtgggcactgatgctgctgctgtctgtggccATCTACGGCTCCCACGCCCCCCTCCTGACCCTCTGCAAGGTGGACGGGGCCATCCCCTTCAGCTCCACGTCTGTGGTGGTCCTGGTGGAGCTGGCCAAgctggtgctgtccctgctgttcctgctggcgGGGCCGCGGGAGCCGCGGGCAGCGGCCGTGTCCTGGCGTCACGCCGCGCCCTTCGCGCTCTCGGCCCTGCTCTACGCTGCCAACAACAACCTGGTGGTGCACATGCAGCTCTTCATGGACCCCAGCACGTTCCAGGTGCTCAGTAACCTGAAGATCGTCAGCACGGCGCTGCTCTACAGCCTGCTGCTGCGGCGGCGCCTGGGGACGCGCCGctggctggccctgctgctgctgctggccgcTGGGGTCGCCTACAGCtgcggggggctgcgggggcccGGCCAGCCCGGCGGGATGCGCCTGCACGTCACGCccgtggggctgctgctgctctccgtCTACTGCCTCATCTCCGGCCTCTCTGCTGTCTACACCGAAGCCATCCTGAAAAGCCAGGCGCTGCCCCTCAGCCTCCAGAACATCTTCCTGTACTTCTTTGGGGTCTTGCTCAACCTGATGGGCTCCGTGTGGAGCGGCACGGAGGGCGGGTTCCTGGAGGGCTTCTccccctgggtgctgctggtcGTGCTCAGCCAGGCTCTGAATGGCCTCATCATGTCCGTGGTGATGAAGCACAGCAGCAACATCACCAGGCTCTTCGtcatctcctgctccatcctggtCAACGCTCTCCTCTCTGTTGCCCTCTTCAACCTGCAGCTCACCCTCCTCTTCTTCGCGGCCGTGGCGTGCATTGGCCTGGCTGTGCACCTGTACTACGGCGTCACGTAG
- the SLC35A4 gene encoding probable UDP-sugar transporter protein SLC35A4: protein MADDKDSPPKLKDLAFLKGQLESLQRRVEDEVQAGVGQDGSLLASPLLKGFLAGYLVAKLRFSAVLGFVAGTCTGIYAAQNYAVPNVEKTIRDYVNSLKKGRD, encoded by the exons ATGGCGGACGATAAG GACTCGCCGCCTAAGCTGAAGGACCTTGCCTTCCTGAAGGGGCAGCTGGAGAGCCTTCAGCGCAGGGTGGAGGACGAGGTGCAGGCCGGCGTGGGGCAG GACGGATCGCTGCTGGCATCGCCCTTACTCAAAGGCTTCCTGGCGGGATACCTGGTGGCCAAGCTCCGCTTCTCCGCTGTCCTGGGCTTCGTGGCCGGCACCTGCACGGGGATTTACGCTGCCCAGAACTACGCCGTGCCCAACGTTGAGAAGACGATTCGGGACTATGTGAATTCACTGAAAAAAGGTCGGGACTAG